One part of the Rutidosis leptorrhynchoides isolate AG116_Rl617_1_P2 chromosome 1, CSIRO_AGI_Rlap_v1, whole genome shotgun sequence genome encodes these proteins:
- the LOC139841714 gene encoding uncharacterized protein, producing MRLASWNIRGLGNKSRGRLAGAIVNRFQLHFFAIQETMVNDVGLPVLNEIWKHYAFDTIQVQASGRSGGLLSSWRTDVFSLVMAWKRKNWIATILRYSPSNNVILIVNVYAPLQESKKKILWAQLCSIARIWPGPLCFMGDFNSVCCPGERLRENIDLVSIANFKDFINNASLFDLPLSND from the coding sequence ATGAGGCTCGCCTCATGGAACATCCGCGGCCTAGGCAACAAGTCTAGAGGTCGTTTGGCGGGTGCAATTGTGAATCGTTTTCAATTACATTTCTTTGCAATTCAAGAGACAATGGTGAATGATGTAGGTCTTCCTGTGTTAAATGAAATATGGAAACATTATGCATTTGATACAATCCAAGTTCAAGCAAGTGGTAGATCCGGCGGTCTTTTATCAAGTTGGAGGACGGATGTTTTTTCCTTAGTTATGGCATGGAAAAGAAAAAATTGGATTGCCACCATATTGAGGTATTCTCCTTCCAATAACGTGATACTTATTGTTAATGTTTACGCTCCTCTACAAGAAAGTAAGAAAAAGATCTTGTGGGCTCAACTTTGTTCTATTGCCCGTATATGGCCGGGTCCGTTATGTTTTATGGGTGACTTTAACTCGGTATGTTGCCCGGGAGAACGTTTAAGAGAAAATATTGACCTTGTGAGCATTGCTAACTTTAAGGATTTTATTAATAATGCTTCTTTGTTTGACTTACCGTTGTCAAATGATTAA
- the LOC139876781 gene encoding probably inactive leucine-rich repeat receptor-like protein kinase At5g06940, producing the protein MASHCTLSLKLKLTFILIFTIYARTSSSTTISESDILLNFKSTIDDPMNHLSSWSNTTTTHHCNWTGVTCTTTNSVSSVVLQNLNLSGQISPSICQLTNLVTLNLADNIFNQPIPLHLSQCESLNTLNLSNNLIWGTIPDQISQFKSIKFLDLSKNHVEGKIPDGVGSLVNLQVINLGNNLLSGSVPNVFGNFTELIILDLSLNPFLESEVPIDIGKLLKLEQLLLQRSGFYGEIPNSIVNLEGLTIVDLSQNNLTGVLPSRMGKKLVSFDVSQNNLFGYFPNGICESNGLKSLSLHTNFFNGTLSNSSLASCLNLESLELQNNGFHGVFPNKLWSLPKIKVIRAENNRFSGEIPDSISIASQLEQVKIDNNSFISKIPHGLGLIKSLYRFSASLNGLYGELPPNFCDSPVMSIINFSHNYLTGEIPELKQCKKLVSLSLSDNNLVGQIPKSLGNLPVLTYLDLSHNNLTGEIPLELQNLKLALFNVSFNRLSGRVPSSLISGLPALDVQGNPELCVSRLSSSCPKDVSNHKIGISKVTSALISLAVIVGILSVAFVFFVIRRSSDQNSETGKWRSVFFYPIRVTKQDLIMAMDEKASISSSGAFGKVHIVKLPSNELIAVKKMPTFRNQSFKTLKSEVKTLAKIRHKNIIRILGFCHSKDSIFLIYESMEKGSLGDLINNGDFKLAWPVRLKIAVGVAQGLTYLHKDYIPHLLHRNVKSRNVLLDSQFEPKLTDFALERILGENVFQSSLASQSGSSCYIAPEFGYNKKATEQMDTYGFGVILMELITGREANPMESGEETVDVVKWVRRKVNINNGSIQVLDPNISSSCKQNALRMLEIALQCTSVTPEKRPSMGEVVVALQSLGL; encoded by the exons ATGGCTTCTCACTGCACACTCTCACTTAAACTCAAGCTTACATTCATCCTAATTTTCACCATTTATGCAAGAACATCTTCATCAACAACAATATCAGAATCTGATATTTTGTTAAACTTTAAGTCCACTATTGATGATCCAATGAACCACCTTTCATCATGGTCTAACACAACCACCACACACCATTGTAACTGGACTGGTGTCACTTGCACAACAACCAACTCTGTATCATCTGTTGTTCTTCAAAATCTTAATCTTTCAGGTCAAATCTCACCATCCATTTGTCAACTCACTAATCTTGTTACTCTTAATTTAGCTGATAATATCTTTAACCAACCTATTCCTTTGCATTTATCTCAATGTGAGTCTTTGAATACTTTAAATTTAAGTAATAATCTCATCTGGGGTACAATCCCTGATCAGATTTCTCAGTTTAAATCAATAAAGTTTCTTGATTTGAGCAAAAACCATGTTGAAGGAAAGATCCCAGATGGGGTTGGGTCATTAGTGAATCTTCAAGTTATTAATCTTGGTAATAATTTGTTATCAGGGAGTGTACCAAATGTTTTTGGTAATTTTACAGAGTTGATAATTCTTGATTTGTCACTAAACCCTTTTCTGGAAAGTGAGGTTCCTATTGATATTGGAAAGCTTTTGAAGCTTGAACAACTTCTGTTGCAAAGATCTGGTTTTTATGGTGAAATACCAAATTCCATTGTTAATTTGGAAGGTTTGACTATTGTTGACCTGTCTCAGAACAATCTTACAGGTGTCTTACCTTCAAGAATGGGAAAAAAGTTGGTTTCTTTTGATGTTTCACAGAATAATCTTTTTGGATATTTCCCAAATGGGATTTGTGAATCCAATGGACTAAAAAGTCTTAGCCTTCATACAAACTTTTTCAATGGAACATTATCAAATTCATCTTTAGCTAGTTGCTTGAATCTTGAAAGCTTAGAGCTTCAGAACAATGGGTTTCATGGGGTTTTCCCAAATAAGTTATGGTCATTGCCTAAAATTAAAGTTATTAGAGCCGAAAACAATCGATTTTCTGGTGAAATTCCCGATTCTATATCAATAGCTTCTCAACTAGAACAAGTTAAAATAGATAACAATAGCTTCATTAGCAAAATCCCTCATGGTCTTGGCTTGATTAAAAGCTTGTATAGATTTTCAGCTTCTCTTAATGGCTTATACGGCGAACTTCCACCGAACTTTTGTGATTCGCCCGTGATGAGTATCATCAATTTTTCTCACAATTACCTTACAGGTGAAATCCCAGAGCTAAAACAGTGTAAAAAGTTGGTTTCTTTATCTTTATCAGATAACAATTTGGTTGGTCAAATTCCAAAATCATTAGGAAATTTGCCTGTGTTAACTTACCTTGATCTTTCTCACAACAATCTTACTGGTGAAATCCCACTTGAGCTGCAAAATTTGAAACTCGCGCTTTTTAATGTTTCTTTCAATAGATTATCCGGTCGAGTTCCATCTTCTTTAATATCGGGCCTTCCTGCTTTAGACGTACAAGGAAACCCTGAACTATGTGTTTCTCGATTGTCTAGTTCGTGTCCAAAAGATGTTTCCAACCACAAAATTGGCATATCAAAAGTAACTAGTGCATTAATTTCTCTAGCTGTGATAGTTGGAATTCTTAGTGTGGCATTTGTGTTTTTCGTTATTCGTAGATCTTCTGATCAAAATTCTGAAACGGGTAAATGGAGATCCGTTTTCTTTTATCCAATTCGAGTTACCAAGCAAGATTTGATCATGGCCATGGATGAAAAGGCTTCCATAAGTAGTTCAGGAGCTTTTGGTAAAGTTCACATTGTGAAGTTGCCTAGTAATGAGCTCATAGCCGTTAAAAAGATGCCAACTTTCAGAAACCAATCTTTCAAAACTTTGAAAAGTGAAGTGAAAACATTAGCAAAAATCAGGCACAAGAACATTATTAGAATCTTGGGGTTTTGCCATTCAAAAGATTCAATCTTTTTGATATATGAAAGTATGGAAAAAGGGAGTCTTGGTGATTTGATCAATAATGGTGATTTTAAGTTGGCATGGCCTGTTCGTTTGAAAATTGCTGTTGGGGTTGCACAAGGATTGACTTATCTTCACAAAGACTATATTCCACATTTGCTTCATAGAAACGTTAAATCAAGAAACGTGCTTTTAGACTCACAATTTGAGCCTAAGCTTACCGATTTTGCATTGGAGCGTATTTTAGGTGAAAATGTGTTCCAATCGTCATTGGCTTCACAATCCGGATCTTCATGTTACATAGCACCAG AATTTGGGTATAACAAAAAGGCTACAGAACAAATGGACACTTATGGGTTTGGTGTGATCTTGATGGAACTGATAACGGGTCGGGAAGCTAATCCAATGGAGTCAGGTGAAGAGACAGTTGatgtggtaaaatgggtgagaaGAAAAGTCAACATTAATAACGGGTCAATTCAAGTTCTTGACCCGAACATTTCAAGTTCTTGCAAACAAAATGCTTTGAGAATGCTTGAAATTGCTTTACAATGCACATCAGTTACGCCAGAGAAACGACCTTCTATGGGTGAAGTGGTTGTAGCCCTTCAGTCTCTTGGATTATAA